CATTCCCCTCTGAGACCCTGTACTCCCCCGTGAGCACCCATTTTGCCACTGGCAAGGGTAAAactttcctcccctccctgagCCCTGACCCAGCGGACTAGGTTTTCCTTTTGGGAATCTTGAGTTCTGTGCCGGGCTCGATGGGGACTTCCCCACACAGTGGCGGGCCCAGCATGCAATAGAGAGCTTCCACGTCTCTGGATGCTGCAGGAAGTGTTCAAAACCAAGCAAGGAGGACTCAGACTTCCCTTTTGTGTGGTCCAGGGAGTGATGGAGGCTGTCGTGAGACAGGGTGTCTCTGGGGCTGATGGGGGCCACCAGGCTGTGGGCAGAGTGGAGTAACTTCCCTGAATGTCCCTGGGTGCTGGGACCTTGGCTGATATCTTAATTATGTGCTTCTTGCGGCAAAGCTGCCAACAGCAAACTTTTCTGCAGCACTGCCCCACCACCCCATGTCTCCCTGTGCCAGGCCGGCTGTGTCCCAGAGGCTGCAAGGGCTCGAACACCGCATGGACACACACAACCACTCATCTGTGGAGGCGTTTGCCCTGCAGAGTttctcagaggagcctgggctccgGGGTCTCTTCCTGGTCTtgttcctcctccttttcctggGGGCTCTTGCAGGGAACACCCTCATTGTCACGGCCATCAGCCTGCACCCAGGCCTCCATACTCCAATGTACTTCTTTCTCAGCAACCTGGCTGTTTTAGACATCGTCTGCACGTCTACAGTTCTCCCCAAATTGCTGGAGAACCTGGTGGTCAAGGGTGGCACCATCTCCTATCAGGGATGCATGACTCAACTCTTCTTCCTGACCTGGTTTCTGGGGgccgagctgctgctgctgacggTCATGGCCTACgaccgctacgtggccatctgccGCCCGCTGCACTACAGCTCGCGGATGGGCCGGCCTGTCTGCGTCCTGCTGGCCGGCAGCGTGTGGGCTGTCAGTGCGGTCAGCACGGCCGTGCACACAGGCCTGATGACAAGGCTGACATTCTGCGGCCCCAATCAGATCCAGCATTTTCTCTGTCAAGTCCCCACGCTGCTGCTGCTCTCCTGCAGCCCAACTACGCTGAACAACGTTATGATAGTCGTCGCGGACGTCTACTTCGGGGTGGTCAACTTCCTGCTCACCATGGCGTCCTACGGCTGCATCATCGCCAGCATCCTGCGCATGCGCTCGGCCGCGGGCAAGCAGCgcgccttctccacctgctcctcccacctcctggTGGTCACCTTGTACTACTCCACCGTCATCTACACCTACATCCTCCCGGGGTCCGGCTCCTCCTTGGAAAACGGCAAAGTTGTCGCCGTGCTGTACACAGCAGTcagccccaccctgaaccctctcATCTACTCACTGCGGAACAAGGATGTCAAGGTGGCGCTCAGAAAAGTGTTTTCCTGAATCCAGTAAAGAAGGGAAGTGGCTGATGCGGACTTTGCAAGCTAAGCAGCGAGTTTCAAAATAAGACGTTGAGAGTCTGATGTAAGAGGCAAAGAGCGAGAAGGTAGTTGATGTGATAGACTTAcctgtaatggagaaggaaatggcaacccactccagtcttcttgcctggagaatcccagggacagaggagcctggagggctacagtccatggggtcgcaaagagtcggacacgactgagcgacaacaCTTTACCTGTAATGTGCGATCCTGGGGGCGCTGCCGGCGTTCAGGAGGTCCTTAACTAAGCGTTCCAAAGCCCTAAGGGTGGATGCTATCAGGGCTTCAACGGGGAGGGGTTAAAGGGGTAATGGGAGAGACAGCGGGGGCgaggaggaagggcaggaggcaggcagagtCCCTCAGCTCCCCCTCCAGCACCTTGCcgactagttttcccagcacctggCACCTGGTGGTGCGGCTGGCCCCTTCCCATTCCCGGGCCAGGGGTCATATGCGGGGGAGTTGCAAGAGTTAGACTCACCCAGTGTGCACACTGCCGGTACGTTCTGATGTGGGGTCCCCCAGGCCCCGATTCTCCAATCAGATACCCATTGGCGTGTGGGGAAAACACGAGGTGCAGAGCTCTTCCCCGTGTCTGGGAGCTCCTGGTCCTGGCACACAGGGACGGAGAGAGACAGCGGAATCCAGCCTTCCACCTAATGACCTGCAGAAGGAGGtgtgcttttatttactttttcttctctcagaAAAGGGGACATTTATCCTTAATAGTTGCAGGGTACCGAATGTGGAGCCGCAGTTAACTGCCTCCAGGGCTTCAACGGGGAGGGGTTAAAGGTTCAGTCCTGAGCCCCAGGCTGGCTGCTGTGAGTGCTTACCTGACACTTGGCCCTCAGAGGCATCCCTCCCTGGTAGACCTGGAGGTCCTCAAGGGCTTGCACAACAGGTGAAAGACCACCTTCGGCCCCAGCCAAGTGGATAATTTGAtgcaaatacaagaaaaaatgagagaaagaaaaaaacccttttcttgtgatgagaacttgtGGGATCTACAATCTCAGCTGCTTTCTAATGAACCACACACTTGTGTTCCCTGTATGTTCATCCCAGGACTTGcttataactggaagcttgtgACTTTTGacccccttccttctctcccccagTCCCACCCCTGCCTTTGGTAACctcaaatctgatctctttttctatgagtttgtaagggtttttagattccacatttaagtgagatcatacagtatatatctctgtctgacttatttcacttagcataatgccctcaaagtccCTTCATGCTgtgcaaatggtaggatttccttcttcttaaaggaggatttttcttctttttatggtatatatgtgtttgcatatgtgtgatatgtatatatatatatctttgacaTAGTGATataatttcctttggatatatacccataaGTGGGACACTGGATCTTAtgataattctatatttaattttttgaggaccctccatactgttccaTAGTGATGgaaccaatttacagtcccaccagcagtgaaccaagattcccttttatccacatcccTGCCAGGATTTgttatctctttgtttttttaatgttattaacctgttattctaacaggtgtggagtggtaccttattgtggtttttattttcattccctggtggtcagtgatgttgagtatctgtTCACATATCTCTTGTCCATTTGactatcttctttggaaaaaaatgtctattcaggtcctttgttcatttaatatgaattcatttatcaTCTGGATTGCTTGTTCACTATTGAGTTGTATCAGTTCTTTAcaaattttggatattagcctcttatcagatatatgatttacaaatattttcttccactcagtaggttgccttttcatgctgattgtttcctttgttgtgcagaaaccttttagtttgatatagtccagtgtgtgtattttttattttgttgcttgtgctttacGTGTCATATCCAAAAAGACCATTGCCAAGACCCACGTCAAGGAATTTGTTTCCTATGTTTTCATCTCGGAATTTTATTGGCTCAGGTCTTTCAGGTCTTACATGTAAATCTTCAacacattttgagttaattttttgagTAGTGTAAGAAAGTTgttcaattttattgttttgcatGTGGTTTGGTAACATCATTTATAACTTTGCTACTAGGAATAGAGCTtttatgaacacacacacacacacacacacacacacacacacacctgtttttgtttctggtggctcagtggtaaagaatccacctgccaagcagaagacgtgggttcgacccctgggtcaggaagatccactggagaaagaaatggctactcgctccagtatttttgcctgggaaatcccatggacagaggagcctggcaggctgaagtctgtggggttgcagaattggacatgactgagcctttgtttcttttcagtaaGTAATTATGactggaattactggatcaaagCTGTGTATTTTTTAGTCTCATAAGAAACTACCACTCTTtattccaaagtggttgtaccatgtTTTACTCCCAGAGCAATGGATGAGAGTTCTGGTTGCTTCATACGTTTTAGTGCTGAACAGAATGACATGTAAACAACTGAAATCTAATTATGTCATTCTCCTGCTTAGAATATTGAGTAGCTTCCTCTTGCTCATGGGATGAAAtaggaatttttctttatttctacatGGAtatgctattgctgctgctaagtcacttcagtcgtgtctgattctgtgcgaccacatggacggcagcccaccaggctccccctgtccctgggattctccaggcaagaacactggagtgggttgccatttccttctccaatgcacgaaagtaaaaagtgaaagtgaagctgctcagtcgtgtccgactcttcgagaccccgtgtccatggggctttccaggcaagagtactggagtgggttgccatttccttctccaatgcacgaaagtgaaaagtgaaagtgaagttgctcagtcgtgtctgactcttcgagaccccgtgtccatggggctttccaggaagagtactggagtgggtcgccattgccttctccctacatGGATACAGTGTTAAAATATCCCCTTAACTTCTGCTTTAGCAGCATCCAACAGATTCTcatatgtcttttcattttcattaagttcAGAATGTGATCTAACTTCCTGATTTCTTGAATGACTCATGTGTTGTTCAGAAATGCATCATTACGTTTCAAAGTATTTGAACATTTTCCAGGTGTATATCTATTATTGACTTCTAACTCAATTTCATTGTGGTCAGCACACATTATTTCTGTGACTTaaatcctttaacatttgttgaaacTTATTTTATGTTCTGGTATATGGTCTTTCATGGTAAGTGTTTTGATGTCCTCAAAAAGAACGTGTATTCTACCGTTACCGGGTAGAGTATTACATAGTATGAATGAAGTCAAGGTGGTCAAGGTGTTCAGGTTACTATatccttgttgttgttctgtgTACTTCTCCTATCAAGTACTGAGAGAGGAAGTTTGAAATCTCCCTCTATAATTGTGGCTTTGTCTATTTCCCCATGCAGTTCTATCAATTGTTACTTCATATATTTCAAAAGTCTGTAATTGGGTGCATAAAAATTTAAGGATCTTATGTCACATTAATTAATTGTTTCAAATTTTATTCTAACCTTTTACTATTACGTGACCTTCTTTATACCTGGCAATATTTTTTTGCTCTGAAAT
This genomic interval from Bubalus bubalis isolate 160015118507 breed Murrah chromosome 23, NDDB_SH_1, whole genome shotgun sequence contains the following:
- the LOC112581619 gene encoding olfactory receptor 13A1-like, whose amino-acid sequence is MSPCARPAVSQRLQGLEHRMDTHNHSSVEAFALQSFSEEPGLRGLFLVLFLLLFLGALAGNTLIVTAISLHPGLHTPMYFFLSNLAVLDIVCTSTVLPKLLENLVVKGGTISYQGCMTQLFFLTWFLGAELLLLTVMAYDRYVAICRPLHYSSRMGRPVCVLLAGSVWAVSAVSTAVHTGLMTRLTFCGPNQIQHFLCQVPTLLLLSCSPTTLNNVMIVVADVYFGVVNFLLTMASYGCIIASILRMRSAAGKQRAFSTCSSHLLVVTLYYSTVIYTYILPGSGSSLENGKVVAVLYTAVSPTLNPLIYSLRNKDVKVALRKVFS